A window from Zingiber officinale cultivar Zhangliang chromosome 7A, Zo_v1.1, whole genome shotgun sequence encodes these proteins:
- the LOC122001510 gene encoding CBL-interacting protein kinase 23-like isoform X3: MESVGRTRLGKYELGRTLGEGTFAKVKFAKDVETGESVAIKIFDKDKILRHKMVGQVIASKTKIYLVLEFVDGGELFDKIARRGKLKEEEARKYFQQLINAVDYCHSRGVFHRDLKPENLLLDTNGVLKISDFGLSALPQQVHENGLLYTTCGTPNYVAPEVIRDKGYDGAKADIWSCGVILFILMAGYLPFEGSNLMSLYKKIFKADFSCPNWFSTSAKKLIKRILDTNPQTRITISQIIENEWFKKGYQPPQFETTEVSLDDVDAIFNESGEATNIVVERREERPVVMNAFDLISTSQGLDLGILFEKQLGLVKRETRFTSKHPANEILFKIEEACKPMDFDVKKQNYKLKLQGEKSGRKGHLAIATEVFEVAPLLHVVEIRKAKGDTLEFHKFFKNLSMGLKDIMWKSQEETSGSDKARREG, translated from the exons ATGGAGTCAGTGGGGCGGACGAGGCTGGGGAAGTACGAGCTCGGGCGGACGCTCGGCGAGGGCACCTTCGCTAAGGTCAAGTTCGCCAAGGACGTGGAGACCGGGGAGAGCGTGGCCATCAAGATCTTCGACAAAGACAAGATCTTGCGGCATAAGATGGTTGGCCAG GTCATAGCCAGCAAGACAAAAATatacttagttttggaattcgtAGATGGCGGTGAACTCTTTGACAAAATT GCTCGTAGGGGAAAGTTaaaggaagaagaagctagaaAGTACTTTCAACAATTAATCAATGCTGTAGATTACTGTCATAGTAGAGGTGTCTTCCACCGCGACTTGAAG CCTGAAAATCTGTTGTTGGATACTAATGGTGTTCTTAAGATTTCAGATTTTGGACTTAGTGCACTACCTCAGCAAGTTCAT GAGAATGGATTACTTTACACTACATGCGGTACTCCAAACTATGTTGCTCCGGAG GTGATCAGGGACAAAGGTTATGATGGGGCTAAGGCAGAtatatggtcgtgtggtgtaaTTCTTTTCATTCTCATGGCAGGTTATTTGCCTTTTGAAGGATCCAATCTGATGTCACTATACAAAAAG ATCTTCAAAGCAGACTTCTCCTGTCCAAATTGGTTCTCTACAAGTGCCAAGAAACTTATCAAGCGAATTCTAGATACTAATCCCCAAACT CGCATCACCATTTCCCAAATCATCGAGAATGAATGGTTTAAGAAGGGATATCAGCCTCCTCAGTTTGAGACAACAGAAGTTAGTCTAGATGATGTTGATGCAATCTTCAACGAATCAGGG GAGGCAACAAACATTGTGGTTGAGAGACGTGAGGAAAGGCCGGTTGTAATGAATGCGTTTGACCTTATCTCAACATCTCAGGGTCTTGATCTGGGCATCCTTTTTGAGAAGCAACTG GGTCTGGTCAAGAGAGAAACAAGGTTTACATCGAAACATCCTGCAAACGAGATACTTTTTAAAATTGAAGAGGCATGTAAACCAATGGATTTTGATGTTAAAAAGCAAAACTACAAG CTGAAGCTGCAAGGAGAAAAATCAGGAAGAAAGGGGCATCTAGCCATCGCGACCGAG GTTTTCGAAGTGGCACCTTTGTTGCATGTCGTGGAGATTCGCAAGGCCAAAGGCGATACACTCGAATTTCACAAG TTCTTCAAAAATTTATCAATGGGGCTGAAGGATATCATGTGGAAGTCACAGGAGGAAACCAGTGGATCTGATAAAGCTCGAAGAGAGGGTTAA
- the LOC122001510 gene encoding CBL-interacting protein kinase 23-like isoform X1, protein MESVGRTRLGKYELGRTLGEGTFAKVKFAKDVETGESVAIKIFDKDKILRHKMVGQIKHEISTMKLIRHPNVIRIYEVIASKTKIYLVLEFVDGGELFDKIARRGKLKEEEARKYFQQLINAVDYCHSRGVFHRDLKPENLLLDTNGVLKISDFGLSALPQQVHENGLLYTTCGTPNYVAPEVIRDKGYDGAKADIWSCGVILFILMAGYLPFEGSNLMSLYKKIFKADFSCPNWFSTSAKKLIKRILDTNPQTRITISQIIENEWFKKGYQPPQFETTEVSLDDVDAIFNESGEATNIVVERREERPVVMNAFDLISTSQGLDLGILFEKQLGLVKRETRFTSKHPANEILFKIEEACKPMDFDVKKQNYKLKLQGEKSGRKGHLAIATEVFEVAPLLHVVEIRKAKGDTLEFHKFFKNLSMGLKDIMWKSQEETSGSDKARREG, encoded by the exons ATGGAGTCAGTGGGGCGGACGAGGCTGGGGAAGTACGAGCTCGGGCGGACGCTCGGCGAGGGCACCTTCGCTAAGGTCAAGTTCGCCAAGGACGTGGAGACCGGGGAGAGCGTGGCCATCAAGATCTTCGACAAAGACAAGATCTTGCGGCATAAGATGGTTGGCCAG ATAAAACATGAAATCTCAACTATGAAACTGATTAGGCATCCAAATGTCATTCGGATATATGAG GTCATAGCCAGCAAGACAAAAATatacttagttttggaattcgtAGATGGCGGTGAACTCTTTGACAAAATT GCTCGTAGGGGAAAGTTaaaggaagaagaagctagaaAGTACTTTCAACAATTAATCAATGCTGTAGATTACTGTCATAGTAGAGGTGTCTTCCACCGCGACTTGAAG CCTGAAAATCTGTTGTTGGATACTAATGGTGTTCTTAAGATTTCAGATTTTGGACTTAGTGCACTACCTCAGCAAGTTCAT GAGAATGGATTACTTTACACTACATGCGGTACTCCAAACTATGTTGCTCCGGAG GTGATCAGGGACAAAGGTTATGATGGGGCTAAGGCAGAtatatggtcgtgtggtgtaaTTCTTTTCATTCTCATGGCAGGTTATTTGCCTTTTGAAGGATCCAATCTGATGTCACTATACAAAAAG ATCTTCAAAGCAGACTTCTCCTGTCCAAATTGGTTCTCTACAAGTGCCAAGAAACTTATCAAGCGAATTCTAGATACTAATCCCCAAACT CGCATCACCATTTCCCAAATCATCGAGAATGAATGGTTTAAGAAGGGATATCAGCCTCCTCAGTTTGAGACAACAGAAGTTAGTCTAGATGATGTTGATGCAATCTTCAACGAATCAGGG GAGGCAACAAACATTGTGGTTGAGAGACGTGAGGAAAGGCCGGTTGTAATGAATGCGTTTGACCTTATCTCAACATCTCAGGGTCTTGATCTGGGCATCCTTTTTGAGAAGCAACTG GGTCTGGTCAAGAGAGAAACAAGGTTTACATCGAAACATCCTGCAAACGAGATACTTTTTAAAATTGAAGAGGCATGTAAACCAATGGATTTTGATGTTAAAAAGCAAAACTACAAG CTGAAGCTGCAAGGAGAAAAATCAGGAAGAAAGGGGCATCTAGCCATCGCGACCGAG GTTTTCGAAGTGGCACCTTTGTTGCATGTCGTGGAGATTCGCAAGGCCAAAGGCGATACACTCGAATTTCACAAG TTCTTCAAAAATTTATCAATGGGGCTGAAGGATATCATGTGGAAGTCACAGGAGGAAACCAGTGGATCTGATAAAGCTCGAAGAGAGGGTTAA
- the LOC122001510 gene encoding CBL-interacting protein kinase 23-like isoform X2 — MESVGRTRLGKYELGRTLGEGTFAKVKFAKDVETGESVAIKIFDKDKILRHKMVGQIKHEISTMKLIRHPNVIRIYEVIASKTKIYLVLEFVDGGELFDKIARRGKLKEEEARKYFQQLINAVDYCHSRGVFHRDLKPENLLLDTNGVLKISDFGLSALPQQVHENGLLYTTCGTPNYVAPEVIRDKGYDGAKADIWSCGVILFILMAGYLPFEGSNLMSLYKKIFKADFSCPNWFSTSAKKLIKRILDTNPQTRITISQIIENEWFKKGYQPPQFETTEVSLDDVDAIFNESGEATNIVVERREERPVVMNAFDLISTSQGLDLGILFEKQLGLVKRETRFTSKHPANEILFKIEEACKPMDFDVKKQNYKLKLQGEKSGRKGHLAIATEVFEVAPLLHVVEIRKAKGDTLEFHKVRQNSSKIYQWG, encoded by the exons ATGGAGTCAGTGGGGCGGACGAGGCTGGGGAAGTACGAGCTCGGGCGGACGCTCGGCGAGGGCACCTTCGCTAAGGTCAAGTTCGCCAAGGACGTGGAGACCGGGGAGAGCGTGGCCATCAAGATCTTCGACAAAGACAAGATCTTGCGGCATAAGATGGTTGGCCAG ATAAAACATGAAATCTCAACTATGAAACTGATTAGGCATCCAAATGTCATTCGGATATATGAG GTCATAGCCAGCAAGACAAAAATatacttagttttggaattcgtAGATGGCGGTGAACTCTTTGACAAAATT GCTCGTAGGGGAAAGTTaaaggaagaagaagctagaaAGTACTTTCAACAATTAATCAATGCTGTAGATTACTGTCATAGTAGAGGTGTCTTCCACCGCGACTTGAAG CCTGAAAATCTGTTGTTGGATACTAATGGTGTTCTTAAGATTTCAGATTTTGGACTTAGTGCACTACCTCAGCAAGTTCAT GAGAATGGATTACTTTACACTACATGCGGTACTCCAAACTATGTTGCTCCGGAG GTGATCAGGGACAAAGGTTATGATGGGGCTAAGGCAGAtatatggtcgtgtggtgtaaTTCTTTTCATTCTCATGGCAGGTTATTTGCCTTTTGAAGGATCCAATCTGATGTCACTATACAAAAAG ATCTTCAAAGCAGACTTCTCCTGTCCAAATTGGTTCTCTACAAGTGCCAAGAAACTTATCAAGCGAATTCTAGATACTAATCCCCAAACT CGCATCACCATTTCCCAAATCATCGAGAATGAATGGTTTAAGAAGGGATATCAGCCTCCTCAGTTTGAGACAACAGAAGTTAGTCTAGATGATGTTGATGCAATCTTCAACGAATCAGGG GAGGCAACAAACATTGTGGTTGAGAGACGTGAGGAAAGGCCGGTTGTAATGAATGCGTTTGACCTTATCTCAACATCTCAGGGTCTTGATCTGGGCATCCTTTTTGAGAAGCAACTG GGTCTGGTCAAGAGAGAAACAAGGTTTACATCGAAACATCCTGCAAACGAGATACTTTTTAAAATTGAAGAGGCATGTAAACCAATGGATTTTGATGTTAAAAAGCAAAACTACAAG CTGAAGCTGCAAGGAGAAAAATCAGGAAGAAAGGGGCATCTAGCCATCGCGACCGAG GTTTTCGAAGTGGCACCTTTGTTGCATGTCGTGGAGATTCGCAAGGCCAAAGGCGATACACTCGAATTTCACAAGGTGAGGCAAAA TTCTTCAAAAATTTATCAATGGGGCTGA